A window of Gossypium raimondii isolate GPD5lz chromosome 7, ASM2569854v1, whole genome shotgun sequence genomic DNA:
AACTAATCAAGGCATAGATAGTAACTTAATTAAGTAACCCACTTATTAATCAACCAATAAAATGATTCAGCACATGATTAAGCTCAAATTCCACACAAGCATTTTAACAAACACATGGTagacataaaatataaaagataaagatTGAGGAAATGCTGATTAATAGATTCAAATATGATGAAACGAGAGAGCTAATCCATCTCCATCCACAAGGTTCCagcaaaaataaagaaacaaaaatgctacaacaaaaagaaagaaaaatgaaaacctaaAAAGTACTTTTATCTAACATTGACAATTAATCCCTTTAAATGAAAAGTGACTTAAGCTTGTTTGGACACAAACTTGCCTTTGTAGTTTTCCACTCATCAAACTTCTACATTGCGACATTCATAGAAGTGGGCACGATATTGGCTTTAGGGGTTCTTGATCTTAATAGTACCCCTGGCTTTCTTCACTTCAACCATCAGCAGTGGTATCGCAACCTTGAAGGCTGAGAGTCGCGGCTTCGAGTTTGGTGTTGCGACACAACACATCGAGTGTCGTAACATCCTCGACAGACTGCTCCAAGTTGGTTTCTCGTTGAATTCTTGCTCCCCTAAGGTGATAGAGGCTCAATGTCATGACATCCTGGCATCAGTGTCATGATACCGACAACAATTGAGGTCTTCCTTGATGTTTGACCTTAACCATCTCTTTACATAACTCAAATCAAACATTAGACTCCCAATGACATAGTTTTGCCTATTTGGGTcttaaaagagttaaaatacaagaaaaaaatcattaacactaaaatttaaaaattgatgaaaaaaattaaaaagactcATAAACTACTTGAAAGCAAGCTCATTAAGTATTCAAGAGAGCTTAATTTGACATATTCAATTACGACAAATCATGTTCCCCGCTAATGTCCATGGTGGTAACgataaattcatttaatcagGGGCTAAAAATGGTCAATAACAACTGTTGGGGCCTATCAATTTTAGGTCGAACAATCATGGAAtcttaaggatggtaagtggaAATTACTTTGGAAATCATGTGACCTTCAAAGAACAAAGCAATTTTTATGGCTTGTAATGCTTGAAAGActcatgaaaatttttgaaagatttaaaCGTGGTTTTACTAAGTCAGTAGCTTGTATGTTGTGCGGTGCAGCAACGAAAGATATCATTCATATTCTTTGGGATTGTAGTATGGCAAAATTAGTTTGGAGCCAAGTCATCTCTTTGTTAAGTAGTATTGGATTTTTATTTGTCCTTAATGGATTAGGTTAGTGTGAACTTGCAAAATTCCTTTGGCTATGAAATTGAGGGGCTCGATTGGGAAACTTTTTTCATGATTTGTTATTGAAAACTATGGGAAAAAACATAACAGTTACATTTTTGGGTAAACGAATTATTGTGTGTCTTAATTGGTAGCCCATTGCACAAATTAGGCAGTTTatttcaaattgacaaaaggtCAGGGGAGGGCATTGATCTGCCATGATTCGTTGTATTCAATTAGACCCAATTCTATAGTTAACAAGCTGGTCTTATAGCAAATTGATATAGTTTTTATTAAGTTTCCCTTCTTAGGACTTAGTAAATAAAATGAgcatttttatatgtttatgacCTTTTAGGCCAATCTAGGCCTAAGGGGATGCTAACATGTTGATTAAGTGTGCAGGACATCATTCAAGGGCAAAAGGATAGTGGATTACTCCCGATGTTGCAACACAACAAGTAGAATACCTAAGGAGTAGTCTGCTAAGGGCGTCGCGACACAGCCCTGAAGACACCAAGAATAAAGCAAACTGCCTTTGGTGTCGCAACACAAGCTtgaggatgtcgcgacatagctGCGATGAGGCCAATTTAATGAGCAATGGTGTTTTCATCTACACAACCTAAATTAACATGTTCAACCGTCCTTGCTTGACCTAGTTAGGTCATAATACACTTAATTTATAAATACTAGCTCAAAACAACACATTGTGGGGATTAattattaggtttttattttgttcttagtTTTTACTTAGTTGAAGTTGATTTTATGTTCTTATAATCGGAAGATCCTATTCCGAAGTGAGACTTTCGCGAGCGGGGATTGTTCCAGAGTCACGCTTTCATTGATAAATCCATGAGcatctatttcttttattctattctttatatttctttctttaacattgttaattgaatgtttatgtaaagattagaaacaatttatactttatacatattttgtatgtttcaattgtactaatctAATTAATGGATTGACTGATAGAGTTCAATTTGGATTGGTTAGATATGGTTAAGtgcaattaaaccctaggattgacgaTCCTAGGAAGTCTTTTGGGTAGAAATTAACTCGAAGTTGGTATTGCCTACCAAGCATCACTTAGCAGATTAGTTGTTAGGGAAGGAACAACTTAAACCATAGGCTTGACGATCCTAGGAAGTCATATAGGCGGGAATTAACTCAAAATCGATATTACCTATCTGTAGAAACCTTATCCTGCCACAGTCTGAACTGTGTCATCGAGAGGTGAGTAATTCTTATCGACTAGTTAGGTTAGTAAAAGGCTAAGAAGCCCTGCTAAGTTAATTAGTAACCAACTATAGAAccctacatcaataattaattaggtaaaacaattgCATCTAGGCTAAAGGAACTCGCATAGTCAAACAAGGGATAGGAGAAGCCGATAcatgaacttaggaatagatttaggtttaattcaatttatttggtTACTATTATTGTTATCATCTTGCTTCCAGATTAACATTACTAATTCGTGACTCGAGTAGATTGGtagttatttttagtaattgGCTTAATAGCAGTTTTTCCCAAACTGTAATCCCTAAGGTACAATTCTCATAATACTTACTAATTGTTTCattgtaaacaaactatattataacctgactcgtatacttgcaaACACCGtcttaattcatatatttagtTGCAATATTCTCGCTTCCGACGTTGGTACATCGGGAGGCGGTCAGGCATCGTCGATTAACAACCAGACAAATGAGGCTTGGTAGAAACCAAATTTTGGTTGGGTAAAATCAACACAAAGGGCTCTAGATGTATATGATGGATCGATCAAATATACATAAGTACCAAACACTGAAAGgatttgtcaaaaaaattaattttgactCTTCAGATAATTGGGGTcatgatataattatattatatttgttatcAACATAATTGGAAGCCTAATGGGTCAcacatgataataaaatttgggaattaaaataaaatagctaaatttaataattatataaggTCCAAGGattaaatgtgtaaataataaaaagttggTTAAAAACCCAAGcctatatatataacttatgCCTCCCTTTTCATTgagaatttagggtttttttttctttttttcacacATCAATTCATAGCTTAGAAGAAACTCTCTTGATTTTTTGCTTCAAGTTTTGATATTTCGTTTTTGAGGctgaaataaaaaaggtaaatgCACATGATCATATAACTAGCATTAACAAAGTGGATCTTGACCTTACAAAGATTTTCTAAATTCTTAGTGTGGAATACCATTAGAGGTTAACGTTTAAACAGCGGCATGATTTCGACAACCAAGCTCAATGCTTGTACGAGAgtggataaaaatttaattggtGATACTGACCCCTTGGTTAGAGGTATAGATTTTTTCTACTGGTTTTCGTGTTCTTAGACATGATAAGAACGTCCAACTAATCCTTGGAGGAATATGATATTGTATGTTCTAATTCTTCTATTGAGCTACACTTTGATgcaagtttattttaattttaatttttcgggCTTGTAATCGAATTCCAACACTTCAAGCatcattattttcacaattttgaatAGTATAGCAATAAAGTTTCCTCATTTATTTtgatagagactaaattgctcCTTATCCTATagtttattaatgaaaatagtTAACACAATTGTCAGTTGTGCTTATTTGTTCACATTCTAATTGTATATGGATTGATTACCCTCTTTATTttgaaagggactaaattacttTAAACCTAATAGTACATGAACCTTTTTggtatttataatttcttagggtaaactacacctaatatcactaaactattagtaagtttatgtttaagtcacttaatttcaaaaaattccaaaatagtcactgaactgttcaaaagtttttattaaatttatttggttattaattttttttaaatggtctGGGTAGCGAGCTCCAAGCAACGATTGGATGATCAGTATGGTGGATCAATACCCATTGATGAGTagaaaaacatacattagatccaagttgatctgaGGGTTAGTGACAAAGATCGTAGAAAAAGgttgtttagattttggtttgCATATTCGTAACGTGTGAAAGAACATACTTTAGATCCAATTTGATATGACAGTCAGTGTCAAAGAttggaaaaaaaagttgtttggattttggctTGCATATTCATAACGTTCAAagcaatttcataaaaaaaaattgaactgtagAATAGAGAGGATGGAAAGCTTTCGATTGGTGCAGACAGTGCGAATGGAGAAAGTCATAAAACAACGACTTTAACAGCCTAGTAACttgaatgaaaactttcaaatagtttaatgaccattTTATAGCTTTTTGAGATTAAATGGCCAAAAAcgtaaacttaataataattttgtgacttaggtatatttaaataaaaataacccaTAGTCAAATGATAATAAGGGTGTTAAATTCTTTTCAacattctataaatattttccaaataaaaatatgttttgaaaattGCACACTATATTTCAGAACTATTGTTTTCAATAAATCCTAGTTTAAACATTTGAAATTGTTAATAAGTGGAAAAACAATAATCATATGGTTTTAAATGGTTTGTCCTTGTAGTCCCCATTTTTGTCGAACACTTCAAACTTCACCACTAATAATTCCCATTAGTTATGCTTCCTTTTCAGGTAGACGTAAAATTAATTTGgtcggtttttttttttttctatcttatGGTTCATATTAAACCTGTTATGGCTTTCAATCTGAAATTTGGTGCAAGACATTCCTTTGGCAATGTTACGGCCTATTACTTGTTTTGTCTGGCCGACATACCTTTTGCTTTCTGGGTTAATGCTGATGCtggaaataaataagaaaattaggTGCTTCCTTGAACTCATTTTCTGTTGTTTTTTAATGGTTAATGTGCTGAGTTCTTGATTTCAAAGGCTCAAAAATCAGTTGATGTGCATCTTTTGGATATGTAACAATTAGGATTTTAGCCTGGTAGTTAAATAAGGGTACCTGTTCCGAGTGGTCCATTGCCAACTGTTTTGATTTTTGGCCTCAATCCACTGCCAACTTGTAGCTTAATTTATAGATGTAAATATCTATTAGGAGTTCTTAGATAATTCTGAATTTAATGTTGATCTTTGAATATTTGATGTGATGGACAACCTCTACTTTCCCTCCTTTAGTTTGGAGATATTAATGTTTGTTTATGGAAGTCTAAATTTTTTAGTTGAAGTTTGTAAAGTGTTATTGTAAGAAGTCAATGAATCCATTAATGGATcgatattattttttgtggtcGATGGGGATTTTGTCTCTTGATTTTGTGAGAGCTTGGGTGCCTGAAGAGGCAGCGGATTCAACCAAGTAAGAATGCCTCGTTGGGTGCCTAAAGAGGTGGATTTGGTGGGATTTAAACACATGCCCTATAGCCAGCCCAAGTGATAGTGTAGTTACCCTAAGTGTCATATATGTTATAGGGCATGGACTCAAGTTCTACCCAAGTGCAAATGTTGAGATTTCTTTTTAGATGGTAATATGTACATGTACAATCCGCCTTATCAGGCACTCAACTAGGCACTGTCACTCTATTGAACTCCCCACCTCTTCAAGAAATCAGACTCTCGGTGAAGTCATAAGACAAAACCCCCATAGGAGATAATATCAACTCGTTAAAGGGTTTGTTGACCTTTTATGGACAACACTTCGAAAACACCTCTCAAAGAAGTTAGCCTTCCCTCAATAAGGTTCAAAGTAGTTGAACTAATCTTCGAATTCCCTTTGGTTTGTATGTTATGTTGTACCGTTACCTCTTCATCACTTTATGcctcataaaagaaaatattttttattagtttgtaaaaatttcatgaaatatataatatattgagACAAACAGGATatgagtgatcaaaataaaatttatctctCCTACATAATGCGAGCAATATTTTAAGCCCTTGAtcaagtgagactagaaatacATGACCATGCTCAAATGAGTTTATATAAGATATATGACTCATCTGTTTATCTCGCTTTACTTTAATAAGtatgtaataaatattaattaagaaattattttaaaagaagatgttcatgttttaatttaaattccatAATATTCTATTGGATGTGATTTAATAGGAGTTTTGAGTAAATAGGAAATTCTATTATCCCATGTTTACTTCTTCACCCAAAATACTCTTCCTAGCATATTAGAAATTCAAGAGAACTCACTATGAGGTTCACAGATTGTGAATCTAATATAACATTAAacttattattagttaaaatttttaaaattgactcTTAATTTCATctcttaaaatgaaattatattcataatatttttaatgtaataataaaaatattaagatataatttatgtttcaaatgtaatatatatatatatatatatttaaatttaatgactaaCTCCTTCAACAATATTATTTCtaaggtttaaaatttgattctcaacatttattaatttaatttttttttaaaatttctattttatatttgtgttgaaatatatgacaaaaacaaatgaagggttctgataaaataatatgtcaTTGTGGGCAACAGTCTTAGTAGCTTTCATCATTGAATTATATTCCCATCGAAAGTTTAAAGCTTTCCTTTAAATATACAAGGAAGGAGAAACTGACTTTCTAACAGGCGGCACCTTTTCATCCAATGGTTTGCTTACTTTAAATTCCAGCTATCCTATATAAGTATTATAGTCAGAGacaaattgtattttatttttattatttaaaaaataagtaaattaatccCTATATGTTAGATAAAAGAGTAAGATGATCATTTCTGTTTAAAAATTCAtcttttttactattaaaagttGGCGTGACTGGCGAAATAACTAGATAGTGACACGTGACACGTGTACCTCGTATTGATGTGTGTGAAATAGTTTTTTAACAATAgtaatagatgaaatttttaacaaaataatcaatttactctttcacctaatgtacaaaactaatttacctattttttcaaaactcTCATCACATATGCATTGTCTCAAAAGTACAACAATAAAGCTTCAAGACATATGTCCGCCTATGTCATTTTTTCAATGTGAGATTCTGTCGTGTACTTATTTAGAGaatattcaacaatttatctGTCAAACAAGTAAAACTTTGGACAAGACTAAGCATCTTTTGTGTCCTAATAACTACAAGCAAACTAAAAGAATGCATTGTCTTAAATTGGAACATCTCAGTCAAATTCTATAATTAGTTTTTCTACTTTACTCAACTTTCAAAGCtagttattatataaatttaatcttctATTTTATGATTTACAATTCTCAATCCAACagttaattttgattagaaTGTGGCGTCAAAGTTAATGACATGATTTTTGGGGCTTAATATATTAACTGACCTATATAATTGGGAAGTCAtcaatatttaagaatttttttcagATCAATTTATGTGGCACTGGTTTGTACTCTAACTCTACTTCGCTTGGAGTTGATGGACCTTGATTGAGAATTTAGAATCGTCGATTCCTaccaaattttaaagattttatatgGAGATGTCTTAAAAAGTATATCCCTATCAGTGTAAGATTAGTGGTTAAAGAGGTTAATGTGCCTATTGCTTATTATTCTGTGTGGGGAGGAAACTTTAGATATATTCTTGTTTCTTGTGATTCGGCTCGTGCGGTCTCATAGCATGTTGAGCTCAAGTGGTGTTATATGCTTGAATAGGTAACTTATATACCATAAGTTAAGGGCTTGAATCCCACCAAAGGTTAAACGCTCACATTGCCTTTTGGTGAATGTTCATACGTCCACATATAGTTAAGGTGCCTCCTCCCGTGAATAATACACGACTCTCCGTGGAAGGGGAGGCAAAACCCTTTCGGAAAACAATACTTTTAGCATCACCAAAGACAACATGTTGAAGACTTTTCATATAAGAGCTAATCCTCTATTAACAACCATAAAACTAACACGAAAAGAAAGCTTCACTTAAAAGTAgaaaagaagctacaaaacaTGAATGTCCCCCCAGTTGAAAATCAAGAGAACAATAATAAACCTTTAACTAATGATTGAAGATAATTGATCAGACAAGTGTGGTCTGTTCTTTTTCAGGGCTGTTTTGTATTTCAGTGAAACAAAACTATGTGGACCATTGTTGATGACCAAATCAGTAGTTTAAGATTGTATGTAATATTTCTGGAGAAAAATTacagatgaaaaagaaaaaagaaaaatttatgtCATATGGGAAAGTTTCCAGCCATCTTTATCCTTAATTACCTTTAAGATTTCtcatggaaaaaaaatattgtttggtTCATGAGAAATCAAGATCTTTCATACTGGGCATGGCGGTGACTGGTTTTGGGAACTGGTGCAACTTAGTTGGCTTTGCTTTCTCATCACTTCTATATGCATTTTCAGCAACCATTACTGCTTTGAGACTCTTGCACCCCAATATCCCACCGGACCGGCTTCTTTGTGCTTCTTTCGTCACTCTACCGGCCTGAACTCTAATATTTTCCGATGATTTCTTCCCATCACGATCTGAAATAAACGAGCAATCAGCTGCTGCGCTGGCCGTGACGACACTCCATTCAATGCTGGTCTCACTTGGTGCATATGGGGTCATACAACTAGACATGCCATCAGATACTTGCCTCGTAAACAAAGCTTGACCACTGCCTGATATGTTATCGATCTCGAACAGATCCGAACTCGTATCGCTCTCGATATCATCACCTAACCGTCTGCTTCGAGATATTGATGAAATGGTTGGGGCATTAGGAATGGCATCCCAACTTAACATAGACAGTTTCCTCTCAAGGTTCTTGGCTATATCTCCTTTCTTAATTGCAGTGGAACCAAAAACTTCAAGGGATTTTCTTGGATCATCATCAAGTTGTGCTTTAACTGTCACATTTTGAAGCCCCGGATTAAGAACCTGCGGTTTATAATAGTATGCCTCTCGATTCGATCTAACGCTCATCCGATCGAAACTCTGGTTGTGCAATTTCGCTTGATACCGCTTCCG
This region includes:
- the LOC105787602 gene encoding protein PHYTOCHROME KINASE SUBSTRATE 1, with amino-acid sequence MEHLYSFLRISKASIMESDKRKNPHPAIAPSAGIRTTPARLDRNKMLEEGETSVFGAEKYFSMKLDDDDDEEYSNKPVPNRGDPHRMMTPRRLPGTPSASSEASWNSQSVLLRSSMRNRSENRLKKVDGRSFFSNLSCTGSCSDGKSVYVNQNVDYHGRVVENRKDQIQINHRPNNLDRRKRYQAKLHNQSFDRMSVRSNREAYYYKPQVLNPGLQNVTVKAQLDDDPRKSLEVFGSTAIKKGDIAKNLERKLSMLSWDAIPNAPTISSISRSRRLGDDIESDTSSDLFEIDNISGSGQALFTRQVSDGMSSCMTPYAPSETSIEWSVVTASAAADCSFISDRDGKKSSENIRVQAGRVTKEAQRSRSGGILGCKSLKAVMVAENAYRSDEKAKPTKLHQFPKPVTAMPSMKDLDFS